The genome window AACGTACTCCGAGATCTATAGCCACATCGGACGGGATGAGGCCGGCGTGGAGGAGCTGTTCCGGCAGTTCAGCTACCCGGGAGGCATCCCCTCGCACGCTGCACCGGAGACGCCGGGCTCCATCAGTGAGGGCGGCGAGTTGGGCTACTCCCTGGCCCACGCTTACGGTGCGGTCTTCGACAATCCGGACCTCATCGCGGCCTGTGTCATCGGCGACGGTGAGGCCGAGACGGGTCCGCTGGCCGCCAGCTGGCACTCCAACAGCTTCCTGGATCCCGTGAACGACGGCGCTGTGCTGCCCATCCTGCACCTGAACGGCTACAAGATCGCCAACCCCACGGTGCTCTCGCGGATGCCTGAGCAGCAGCTCGAGTACCTGATGCGTGGCTACGGCTACCACCCGCATTTCGTCACCGTCACCGACCCGAAAGCCACTGAGCAGGCACACCGGGACTTTGCCGCGGCCCTCGAGGCCTGCCTCGAGGGGATCGCGGCGATCCAGCAGGCAGCCCGCTCGGGGCAGGAAAACGCAGGGCAGGAAAACACTGACAATCCCATGGCGTGGCCCATGATCGTGCTGCGCTCGCCGAAGGGTTGGACCGGACCCGCCGCCGTCGACGGGAAGCCGGTTGAGGGAACCTGGAGGGCGCATCAGGTGCCGCTGTCGGGGATGCATGACGACGACGACCACCTCCGCCAACTCGAGGAATGGATGCGCTCCTATCGGCCGGAGGACCTTTTCTCCGAGGACGGCGCACCTGTCAGCGACGTCACCGGGCAGGCACCGGCCGGTGACCTGAGGATGAGTGCCACGCCCTATGCAAACGGTGGCCGGCTGCTGCGGGACCTCCGGCTACCCGCCTACACGGACCACGCCATCGACGTCGAACGGCCGGGCGGGCAGAAGGCGAGCCCGATGCTCGCCGTGGGCGGCTACCTGCGGGAGGTTATCCGCCTCAACCCCGAAAACTTCCGCTTGTTCGGACCGGATGAGACCGCGTCCAATCGGCTGCAGGATGTTTATGACGCCACGGACAAGGCCTGGCAGCAACGAATTGACGACGTCGACGAACACCTCGCGCGGTCCGGCCGCGTCCTTGAGGTGCTGAGCGAACATCTCTGCCAGGGCTGGCTGGAAGGCTATCTTCTGACCGGACGGCACGGCGTTTTCAACTGTTACGAGGCATTCGTGCACATCGTGGATTCGATGTTCAACCAGCACGCGAAGTGGCTCAAGGTGCATCAGGAGCTGCCATGGCGGCAGCCGGTGGCTTCACTTAACTACATGCTCTCGAGCCACGTCTGGCAGCAGGACCACAACGGCTTTTCGCATCAGGATCCTGGCTTCATCGACCACGTGGTGAACAAGAAGGCGGACGTCATCCGGGTCTACCTGCCGCCCGATGCCAACACCATGCTCGCCGTCACCGGGCGCTGCCTGCAAACACGGGACCGGGTGAACGTCATTGTTACCGGGAAGCAGCCGACAATGACGTGGCTGCCGCCCGAGGAAGCCCGCCTCCACGTCGAACGGGGAATCGGTGTCTGGGCTTTCGCTGGAAGCGAGGACCCACGCGGTGGAGCGGATCCTGACGTCGTGCTCGGCTGCGCAGGCGATGTGCCCACCGTCGAGGTGGTTGCGGCCGCGCAACTGCTGCGGCGTGCACTGCCGTCCCTGAAAATCCGGGTGGTCAATGTGGTGGACCTGATGCGGCTCCAGGACAGCTCGGAGCACCCGCATGGGCTGAGCGCACGCGATTTTGACACTCTCTTCACCCGCGACCGGCCGGTTGTCTTCGCCTACCACGGCTACCCATGGCTCATTCACCGCCTGACGTACCGCCGAACCAACCACGACAACATCCACGTGCGCGGCTACAAGGAAGAGGGCACCACGACTACGCCTTTCGACATGGCTATGCTGAACCAGATCGACCGGTACCAGCTTGCGATGGACGTGATCGACCGGGTGCCCTCGCTGCAGTCCACTCAGGCCGGGCTGCGACAGCATTTTCAGGATGAGCGGCAGAAAGCCTGGCAATTCACGCGGGACGCAGGCAAAGACATTGAGACAGTGACGGGGTGGCTGCTCGAGGAAGCGGGACCCGACGACGCGGACTGACGACGCGAACTGAAAGGGGAGAACTGCGGCTTAGGCGTTCTCGTCAGGTTCCGGATCCCGTACGGAGAATTCGGGAACCCAGGTGATGTCCCCGTGCTCCACGTTGGCGTTGCGCGCAAGCACAAACAGCAGGGAAGAGAGCCTGTTGAGGTAGATGCCAACCTGTGGGTTGACCGTATCCGGGTACTCCTCCACGGCAGCCCACACCGCCCGCTCCGCACGGCGCACAACCCCCCGCGCCTGGTACAGAAGGGCCGCAGACAGCGTTCCTCCCGGGAGGACCATGCCGCTGAGGTCGTCGGCTTCCGCGGCGAAGTGCTCATACGCTCGTTCGAGACGCTCGACGTGCGCGGGTACGACCCGCGCCGACGCGGGCTCGAGATGATTCAGGGGAGTGAGCAGATCCGCTTCTGCGTCGAACAAATCGTTCTGCACGCTTACGAGCATGGCGGTCACGTCGGTGGGAAGACCGCCGGTGGCGATAGCGACGCTGACAGCGGCATTGGCCTCATCGCATTCGGCATGGGCCACAACCCGCACGTCGTGCTTGGAGCACAAGCCGTGCCCGCCGAAAACCGTGGTGCCGGTGTCTCCCTCTCCGGTATAGCTGGACGTACGGTTTCCGGTCTCAGGGCTCTCCGTCATGGCCCTCAGTATACTGATCGTCGTGTTCAGAGCCCGCTGTGTGAGGAGTCGACATGTCCGCTGAGTCCAAAGGCGATTCGATCGAGGAGAGAATCGGCGACACTGCTGACAGCTCAGCCGCCGGCTGGGCATCGGTTGATAAGGTTGTATTTTTCGTCGCGTTCGGCATCATCCTTACGGTGTGCATCCTCGGTGTTGTCTTCACCGAGGCGGTGAGCGCGGCTGCAGGAGCAGCCCTGGGTTGGGTCACAGGAAACTTCGGCTGGCTCTTCATCCTGGGCGCCAGCGGATTTGTGGTGTTCTCTCTGGTCCTGGCTTTCGGCAGGTATGGAAACATCCCGCTGTCACAGGAGGGCGAAGGCACCGAGTTCTCCACCCTGTCCTGGGTTGCCATGATGTTCAGCGCCGGCATGGGCATCGGCCTCATGTTCTTCGGCGTCTACGAGCCGGTTACCCACCTGGCTTCTCCGCCCCCGTATGTGGAGGCAGAGCCCGGAAGCCCCGACGCAGCACGACAGGCGATGGCCTACACATTCTTCCACTGGGGCCTGCACCCGTGGGCCATTTACGCCGTCGTCGGTCTGGCGCTGGCGTATTCCACCTACCGCATGGGCCGCGGAAACCTCATGAGCTCGCCCTTCGAGTCACTCTTCGGGGCAGAGCGCATCCGGGACCGCGGCTGGGGCAAGCCGATCGACATTCTCGCCATCATCTGCACCAAGTTTGGCTCGGCGACCTCCCTCGGCCTAGGCGCATTGCAGATCGCGGCCGGATACGCTCTGCTGACTACCGGCGAGTTCGACGACGATCCGGGCGCCGCGCTGCCGATCATCATCATCTGCGTCCTCACGGTGGGCGTGCTGTTCTCAGCCGCGAGCGGTGTCTCCAAGGGCATCAAATGGCTGAGCAACACGAACATGGTTCTTGCCGCCGTACTGCTGCTGTTTGTCTTCATCGTCGGCCCCACCGTCTTCATGCTCGATCTCATCCCGTCGGGAATCGGCTCCTACCTGTCGAACCTGGTTCCGATGAGCTTCCACTCCGCCGTGTTCGGCGGTACAGAGTGGCTGGCCAGCTGGACGATTTTCTACTGGGCCTGGTGGATCTCCTGGACGCCCTTCGTCGGGACGTTCATTGCCAAGATCTCCCGCGGCCGGACCGTGCGCGAGTTCGTGCTCGGCGTGCTGCTGGTTCCTACCGGCGTCAGCGTGCTGTGGTTCTCTGTCTTCGGCGGAGCCGGCCTCAACCTGCAGCTTGGCGGTGTGGACATCGCCGGAACCGGCAACGAAGCGGCCGGGTTCTTCGCCACCCTGCAGGAGTACCCGTTCTTCATCGGGGCTGCGCTGGTGGTCATGGTGCTCACCGCGGTGTTCTTCATCAGCGGCGCGGACGCGGGTGCGCTGGTCCTTGGCACGCTGTCCAGCTACGGGCGCAAGGAACCCTGGAAGCCTCTGGTCCTGTTGTGGGCAGTGCTGACGGGAGCGGTGGCCGCGGTCCTGCTGTTCGTGGGCGGCCTAGAGGCGCTGCAGACCTTCACCATCCTCGCGTCCAGCCCGTTCGTGCTGATCATCATCGGCCTATGCGTCGCACTGTATGCGGACCTCCGAAGGGATCCGCTGCGGCTGCGCAGCCTGGGCCCCGTGCGCGGAGCTGCGACCGTTCCCGCCACGGTGCCCTTCAAGGAGACCGACACCGGCTCCATTGAACGCATCAGCCCGGAGGGAACCACCGGAGACGACGCCGGCAAATAGCTCCCATCGGGTGCAACTCTTCTGATCTCGTGTAGCGTCGGTGATTGGCGGCCAATTGCCGCCAATCACCAGTCTCATTTGAGTCTTAGCTATGGGGGAAATGTGGATATCGGTCTGCTGATCACGCTCGGGGTGGTCGCCGGCGTCGTCGTAATTCTGGCTCTGGTCGCAGCGATAGCGGCGAGGATGGCACTGCGCATCGCCAGCCCGTCCGAAGCGCTCATCATCACGGGAAAGAGCAATCAGGAAAGCCAGCGCGTAGTCTTCGGGCGCACGTTCATCAATCCGATCAGCCAGCGCGCGTTCTCGATCTCCCTGGCGTCCAGGCAGGTCACGCTGCAGATCGAGGGCATCTCCAAGAACGGCATCAAGCTGCACCTGACGGGCGTTGCGCAGATCAAGGTCGGCGGTGATGAAGAGGCGGTCCGCCGGGCAGCCCAGCGATTCCTGAATCAGCAGGACCAGATCGACCACTACACACAGGAAACCCTGTCCGGCTCGCTGCGCTCGATCGTGGGAACGCTGACCGTGGACTCGATCATCAAGGACCGGGCATCCTTCGCCAAGAGCGTGAAGGAAGAGGCCGAGCACTCGATGCACAACCAGGGCCTGGTGATCGACACCTTCCAGATCCAGTCCGTGAACGATGACTCCAGCTACCTGCACAACCTTGGGCGTCCTGAAGCCGCACTTGCCGAGAAGCTTGCGAAGATCGCCGAAGCCAATGCCGCCCAGGAAGCTGCCGAAGCGGCTGCGCTCGCCGATGAGCAGGTGGCTCTCGCCGAACAGCGCCTGGCCATCCGCCGCGCTGAATTGAAGGAAGTCGCCGACGCCCGCCAGGCGCAGGCCGACGCCGCCGGCCCGCTCGCAGCAGCCGAGCAGCAGCAGGCCATCCTCCTCAAGGAACAGGAAGTCACCGCACGCCGTGCCGAACTGCGCGAGCGGGAACTGGACATCGAAATCCGCAAGCCCGCCGACGCGGACAAGTA of Arthrobacter sp. JZ12 contains these proteins:
- a CDS encoding phosphoketolase; its protein translation is MQFEQLDAWWRAANYLSVGQIYLRDNALLRRPLRREDVKERLLGHWGTTPGLNFIYAHLNRVIVERQQQMLFITGPGHGGPANVANAWLEGTYSEIYSHIGRDEAGVEELFRQFSYPGGIPSHAAPETPGSISEGGELGYSLAHAYGAVFDNPDLIAACVIGDGEAETGPLAASWHSNSFLDPVNDGAVLPILHLNGYKIANPTVLSRMPEQQLEYLMRGYGYHPHFVTVTDPKATEQAHRDFAAALEACLEGIAAIQQAARSGQENAGQENTDNPMAWPMIVLRSPKGWTGPAAVDGKPVEGTWRAHQVPLSGMHDDDDHLRQLEEWMRSYRPEDLFSEDGAPVSDVTGQAPAGDLRMSATPYANGGRLLRDLRLPAYTDHAIDVERPGGQKASPMLAVGGYLREVIRLNPENFRLFGPDETASNRLQDVYDATDKAWQQRIDDVDEHLARSGRVLEVLSEHLCQGWLEGYLLTGRHGVFNCYEAFVHIVDSMFNQHAKWLKVHQELPWRQPVASLNYMLSSHVWQQDHNGFSHQDPGFIDHVVNKKADVIRVYLPPDANTMLAVTGRCLQTRDRVNVIVTGKQPTMTWLPPEEARLHVERGIGVWAFAGSEDPRGGADPDVVLGCAGDVPTVEVVAAAQLLRRALPSLKIRVVNVVDLMRLQDSSEHPHGLSARDFDTLFTRDRPVVFAYHGYPWLIHRLTYRRTNHDNIHVRGYKEEGTTTTPFDMAMLNQIDRYQLAMDVIDRVPSLQSTQAGLRQHFQDERQKAWQFTRDAGKDIETVTGWLLEEAGPDDAD
- a CDS encoding cob(I)yrinic acid a,c-diamide adenosyltransferase; translated protein: MTESPETGNRTSSYTGEGDTGTTVFGGHGLCSKHDVRVVAHAECDEANAAVSVAIATGGLPTDVTAMLVSVQNDLFDAEADLLTPLNHLEPASARVVPAHVERLERAYEHFAAEADDLSGMVLPGGTLSAALLYQARGVVRRAERAVWAAVEEYPDTVNPQVGIYLNRLSSLLFVLARNANVEHGDITWVPEFSVRDPEPDENA
- a CDS encoding BCCT family transporter, which produces MSAESKGDSIEERIGDTADSSAAGWASVDKVVFFVAFGIILTVCILGVVFTEAVSAAAGAALGWVTGNFGWLFILGASGFVVFSLVLAFGRYGNIPLSQEGEGTEFSTLSWVAMMFSAGMGIGLMFFGVYEPVTHLASPPPYVEAEPGSPDAARQAMAYTFFHWGLHPWAIYAVVGLALAYSTYRMGRGNLMSSPFESLFGAERIRDRGWGKPIDILAIICTKFGSATSLGLGALQIAAGYALLTTGEFDDDPGAALPIIIICVLTVGVLFSAASGVSKGIKWLSNTNMVLAAVLLLFVFIVGPTVFMLDLIPSGIGSYLSNLVPMSFHSAVFGGTEWLASWTIFYWAWWISWTPFVGTFIAKISRGRTVREFVLGVLLVPTGVSVLWFSVFGGAGLNLQLGGVDIAGTGNEAAGFFATLQEYPFFIGAALVVMVLTAVFFISGADAGALVLGTLSSYGRKEPWKPLVLLWAVLTGAVAAVLLFVGGLEALQTFTILASSPFVLIIIGLCVALYADLRRDPLRLRSLGPVRGAATVPATVPFKETDTGSIERISPEGTTGDDAGK
- a CDS encoding flotillin family protein, which produces MDIGLLITLGVVAGVVVILALVAAIAARMALRIASPSEALIITGKSNQESQRVVFGRTFINPISQRAFSISLASRQVTLQIEGISKNGIKLHLTGVAQIKVGGDEEAVRRAAQRFLNQQDQIDHYTQETLSGSLRSIVGTLTVDSIIKDRASFAKSVKEEAEHSMHNQGLVIDTFQIQSVNDDSSYLHNLGRPEAALAEKLAKIAEANAAQEAAEAAALADEQVALAEQRLAIRRAELKEVADARQAQADAAGPLAAAEQQQAILLKEQEVTARRAELRERELDIEIRKPADADKYRVEQEAAALLEQRKRQSEADQVEAEVALSKRKLTAEGDRVAAEAEAAASTARGNAAAAVTRANGAADAEVIKVRGEAEADVVRQKGIAEAQGIEAQARAYEQFNDAAVLNKVMEMLPLVAREVAAPMSAIDNMTVISSDGASQLSRNVTGGLQQTFQLLKDTTGLDAVAMLRNWGSTDKGGNGTAAKADTGNGTAAAEV